A genome region from Tursiops truncatus isolate mTurTru1 chromosome 15, mTurTru1.mat.Y, whole genome shotgun sequence includes the following:
- the LOC109551310 gene encoding zinc finger protein 248 — protein sequence MCATALPSQFSELFQEQEKMNTAQGSVLFEDVSLDFTQKEWQLLDRAQRLLYRDVMLENYGHLVSLGHCVSKPELILKLEQEEEPWILKGQLPSESHPVQRTNNMEEISQENEDKYLRQGLFINNKTLTEDRNKTFRETLNMTTNPVPSKKISHQCDPFVTNLKSVFELVISNRNSVRKISNDFNGCGFLTTVNEKTHTGNKPSENDQKRKSHRQTEDFIQCQKNSALEQCLEYNHCEKAFHRKTAFVACKRAHTREKPSEGNKYGQAFLQKLKLGACPRTLKERKPHESSKNRKSSCLKSKHAHQRAHCECNKLGKSFSEKSNLTQHQRMHTGGKPDEYNRSEEALQKSSHTQNERTDTEEKIYDCNQCGKSFHKKPHLTQHLRTHTMEKPSKCNDSEKAVKKESCLALKQRINTSKKSFKGSKCEKSSHKTLKLSQHQRMCLGEPNNECSESGRVLNKKSHLTQNQRAHKGKKTYDCNKCGDSFPKKTDLSQHQSVHTGKKPYECSECGKSFFVKSNLTEHQRTHTGEKPYKCRECGKSFCQKSALTVHQRTHTGEKPYKCNECGKTFCVKSNLTQHQRTHTGEKPYKCNECWKSFCVKSNLIVHQRTHTGEKPYRCPECGKTFYEKSALTKHQRIHTGEKPYECNECRKTFSQRSALTKHQRKKHKKKTPTNTLHVQKSSSAVHSH from the exons ATGTGCGCTACAG cTCTGCCTTCACAGTTCTCTGAACTTTTCCAGGAGCAGGAGAAAATGAACACAGCCCAG GGATCGGTGTTGTTCGAGGATGTATCATTGGACTTCACCCAGAAGGAGTGGCAGTTGCTGGACCGTGCTCAGAGGCTCCTGTACAgggatgtgatgctggagaactacGGGCACCTGGTGTCCCTGG GTCACTGTGTTTCCAAACCTGAGCTGATACTCAAGTTGGAACAAGAAGAAGAACCGTGGATATTAAAGGGACAACTCCCAAGTGAGAGCCACCCAG tCCAAAGAACCAATAACATGGAAGAGATAAgccaagaaaatgaagacaagtaTTTGAGGCAAGGTTTATTCATCAACAACAAAACATTGACTGAGGATAGAAATAAGACCTTCAGAGAAACACTTAATATGACCACAAATCCAGTGCCCTCAAAAAAAATATCCCATCAATGTGACCCATTTGTAACAAACTTGAAAAGTGTTTTTGAATTAGTTATTAGTAATAGAAACAGTGTGAGAAAAATATCTAATGATTTCAATGGATGTGGATTCCTTACTACTGTGAATGAGAAAACCCATACAGGGAACAAGCCCAGTGAAAATGATCAAAAGAGGAAATCCCACAGACAAACTGAGGACTTTATTCAGTGTCAGAAGAATTCAGCTTTGGAGCAATGTCTTGAATATAATCATTGTGAGAAAGCTTTTCACAGAAAAACAGCCTTTGTTGCATGTAAGAGAGCTCATACAAGAGAGAAACCCTCTGAAGGTAACAAATATGGACAAGCCTTTCTCCAAAAGTTAAAGCTTGGTGCTTGTCCAAGAACTCTTAAGGAAAGGAAACCACACGAATCCAGTAAAAATAGGAAATCCTCATGCTTGAAGTCAAAACATGCACATCAGAGAGCTCACTGTGAATGTAACAAATTGGGGAAATCTTTTAGCGAGAAGTCGAACCTTACTCAACATCAGAGAATGCACACAGGAGGAAAACCTGATGAGTATAACAGAAGTGAGGAAGCCTTGCAGAAGTCATCCCACACTCAAAATGAACGAACtgatacagaagagaaaatctaTGACTGTAACCAGTGTGGGAAATCCTTCCACAAAAAGCCACACCTGACTCAACATCTGAGAACTCACACAATGGAAAAACCCAGTAAGTGTAATGATAGTGAGAAAGCTGTGAAAAAGGAGTCCTGCCTCGCTCTAAAGCAGAGAATTAACACGAGCAAGAAAAGCTTTAAAGGTAGTAAGTGTGAGAAATCCTCCCACAAGACGTTGAAACTCAGTCAACATCAGAGAATGTGCTTGGGGGAACCAAATAATGAGTGTAGTGAAAGTGGGAGGGTCTTAAATAAGAAATCACACCTCACTCAAAATCAGAGGGCTCACAAAGGGAAGAAAACCTATGACTGTAATAAATGTGGGGACAGCTTCCCTAAGAAAACAGACCTTTCTCAACATCAGAGTGTGCACACAGGAAAAAAGCCCTATGAATGTAGTGAATGTGGGAAGTCCTTTTTTGTAAAGTCCAACCTCACTGAGCATCAGAGAACTCACACAGGAGAAAAACCCTACAAATGTCGTGAATGTGGAAAATCCTTCTGTCAGAAGTCAGCCCTCACCGTACATCAGAGAACTCACACgggagagaaaccctataaatgtaatgaatgtgggaaaaccttctGTGTTAAGTCAAACCTTACTCAACATCAAAGGacccacacaggagagaaaccctataaatgtaaTGAATGCTGGAAATCTTTCTGCGTGAAATCCAACCTCATTGtacatcagagaactcatacaggagagaaaccctacaGATGTCCcgaatgtgggaaaaccttctATGAAAAGTCAGCCCTCACaaaacatcagagaattcacacaggggaaaaaccctatgaatgtaatgaatgtaGAAAAACCTTCAGCCAGAGGTCAGCCCTCAccaaacatcaaagaaaaaaacataagaagaaaaCTCCCACCAACACTCTCCACGTGCAGAAGTCATCCTCTGCAGTTCATAGCCATTGA